The region GGGGGCGGAACCGCTCACACGAGGAAGTCGCCGCTGATCGACTCGCGCGCGTCTCGGAGATACCAGTAGGTCCCGCGCGCGGTGCGGACGACGATCCCGAGGACGGCCAGCGCGTAGACGGCGAGAGAGCCGAACAGCGACACGCGGGTCACCTGCAGCGTCGCGGTCCGGGACTCGTGTTGGGCCGCGACGTCCGCCGCGCGACTCGACTCGCCGGCCGCCTCGAACGTCGTCGTCGCGTTCTCGTAGGCCGCGTTCATCTCGTCGACGCCGTCGGTGTACGCGTCGTACTTGGCCGGATTCAAGAGCAGCGGTTGGCCGGCGACCGTCAGGAACTGCTCCGACTCCATCGTCGACCACGTCTCCTCGGCCCGCTGACGCGCTCGTTCGCCCCTCGAGACGGCCGCAGTGTAGTTCTCGAACGACGATTCGGCGCTCGCCTCGAGCGTCGCGGCCCGCTCGTCGTCACCCTGCAGCGAGACGACGCGAGCCAGCTGTCGCTGAATCGTCGCTTCTTCCACCAGCGAGACGTTACCGGACTCGAGGCGCTCCTCGTAGTACGCCTCCTGATCGCCGATCGCCGTTTCGAGGTCGCCCTCCGCGGTGGAGAGCACCCTGTCGCTGTCCGCTCGGAAGGCCGCGCCGTCGAGTTCGGCAGCGTAGAGCGTCATCGTGTTGTACGCGGCCGCCGCCTGGACGATTTCCGTCTGGGCCGCCTCGTACTCGCCGGCCGACTGTCGCTCGCGGACACCCTCCATGGACTCGAGGTACAGCGACGCCGCGCTGCCGTAGGAGAGAACGGTCGTGACGTCCTCGCTGGAGACGTCGCCCGATCGCATCCGGTCGTCCATCGTGTCGATCATCGCGACGGTTCTGTCGGCGACCGGCCCCTCGTACGTGGAGACGTCCTGGCGTATCGGATCGAGATCGAGCGGCACCGGTGAAGCGACGACGATCACCGTCCGCTCGTCGACGCCGTTGCCGTCGACCACGTACGTCCACTCGTAGCTGGTCCCCAGTTCCGCATCGGTGTCGAACGCGGCCCGGTACACCACCGGTTGGGACCCACCGGCGTCGAGGTTCCCCGGCGACTCCTCGATCGTCAGCCACCTGTCCGGCCCGTCTTCGAGCGTTATCTCGAGGTTCTCGACAGTGTTGTAGCCGAGCACCTCGCCGACCGAGGTCGACTGCCGTTCGGGTTCACCGATCGGAACGTCGCCGAACTCGATCCGATCGGGGGCATCGAGTTCGGTCCCGTGTTCGATGCTCACGGTCCCCTCGTAGCTCGTATCCGTTGCGCTGAGATTCGTCGAGCTGACCGTGCCGCTGATGGCGTACTCCCCCTCCTCGAGTCGGGTGTCCGCCGTGACGGCCAGTTCGACGGTCTGCGCGCGCTGGCTCCAGCCGTCGATCGTCTCGGGCTGGTTCGCGACCGAGACGTCGATACCGGCGTTCGAGGAGTACGCCGTGACGTCGTCGAGCACCAACGGGAGATCGCCCGCGTTCTCGACCTCGAGCTCGACGATCTTCGTGATCGTCGACGTCGAGTCTCGCGGCTCGTCGAACGTCATCTCGTCGTCGAGTTCGATCGCGCCGAACTCGGCGGGGTAGATGACGTTGCCCTCGACCTCGACGGTTCGGGCCGCCTCGTCGTTCCCGTTCGGGACGAGTTCGACCTCCCACGAGAGGTCCTCGTGCTGGGCGACGCCGCTGTCGGCGTAGGCGTTCCAGGTCAGCGTGGTACCGCTCGCACTGACGCCGAGATCCGCGTCCGGATCGGTGCTGACGACGGTCGCGTCGACGTAACTGAGGCTCTCCTCGCCGGTGAGTTCCTCGATGGCCACCTCGCCGGACGCGCTATCACCGACGACTACGCCACCGATATCGAGGGGTTCCTCCGCCAGACCGGCGATGGCGGGGCGAACGACCTGAAACTGATCCGAGTCGCGGCCGGCGCTCACGGTGACCGTCCCGTCGCCCGCGTCGTCGTCCGCGTCGATCTCGAGAGTGATCCGCGCCGTGGTTTTGGCGGGAACGGTCCGTCGATCCGGATCGACGGAGATCCCGGACGCCGACGACACGTCGATCGAGACGGACTCGTTCCGGTCGTTCGTTACCGTGACGGAGTGCGTTTCGGTCCCCGTCCCCACCTCGACCGGCCCGCTCGCTGCGTCGACGGTGACGGAACCGCTCTGGGCGACCGCCCCCGGGACCGCGGCTATCGTCAATCCGAGAGCGAGGGCGCAGACGACTGCGACGGGCAGGGCTCGCTCAGACATCGCTATCCCCCACCGATACGACCGAGCCAACCCTCGCTGCATCGTACGTGCGCCGCCAGACGAACAGTCGTCCGGCGACGATCGTTCCCAGCAGGCCGACGACGACGCCGTACCCGATCAAGACGACGACGGAGGCGATCGCGAGCGTCGTTCGCGTCTGCCCGACGTCGTCGCTCATCGCTGCCAGTGCGTCTTCGCGATCGGCGAGCCCGTGGTGTGCCGCGCGCTCCCGCGCGTCACGAATCCGAATGTGAGTCGCCTCCGCGTCCTGATACGCCGCGAACGTCTCGAACCCGTTCGCGCTGACGGCCGCCTGCACGTCCGCGCAGTCGGCACAGTCCTCGAGGAAGGTAGCCGAGGTGTTCTGCGCGGTCGCGATCGTCTCGCGATCCCGCTCGAACTCGGCGGACAACTGCTCCGCCTGGACCCGGAACTGCGTCGCTTCCTCGGGCATGTCGGCTCGCTCGTAGGCCGTCGCGGTCATATCGAGGTACTCGATTCGCTCGGGCGTGCCGTTCGTCGCATCGGCTTCCTCGTAGAGGCCGTCGCCGAGTCGCTCGTAGAACCGCGTCAGCGCGAGAGTCACGAGCGTCGCCTGCGTCTGATCGTACTCCTCGAGGTCGTCGGCGTAGGCGCTCACGTTTTCGGCGGCCGCGAGACTCGACTCGTAGTCGCCGTCCTCGGCCAGGACGTAGGCGCGATCGAACGCGGTGAGGGCCCCGATGACGGCCTCGAACTCGGCTCGTTCGGCCGCGGTGAGTTCGCCCGTCACCTGCGTCTGGGAGACGGCGAACGTCCGGACCGTCTCCAGTTCGTCGTACTCGTCGTAGGCCTCGGTCCCTTCCATCGAACGGAACGTTTCGAAGTAGTCGTTCGCCGTCTCCTCCTGCGCGGCGGCGGTCCCCCCGAACAGCGGTATCGTCGTGATCGTCGCGACGACGAGTATCGCGGTCAGTAGCGTCGCCCGACGGCTGTGTGTGTGCATGTCGTTAGAACACCGTCCGTGAGAGTCTGTCGCAGAGGGCGTCGTGCTCGAACACGGCGTCGACGGCGTCGAGCAGGAGCAGGGCGGCGTGGATCGTGACGATCGCATCGTCACCGCGGCCGGCGTCGTTGCCGAGGTCCCAGGCGTGTCGCAACATCTCCTCGGCCGGCGCGGCCTCCGAGACCGATCCCCGTTCGGCCTCGACCCGGCTGGTGACCGTCTCGTACCGATCTTTGAGGGCGTTTCGCTGCGTCATCGCGTCCGAATCGAGGCGCTCGAGGAGCGTCTCGAGGTCGCACTCGCCGTCCCATTCGACGGCGGCGGCGGACATGTCCGCACAGGCCGCGAAGAGGTCGACGTTGCGCTTGGTCGTCATCGCGTCGTTGATCGCGTCGACCGAGTCCGCGGCGGCGGCCAGCAACGCGTCGGCGACGACGTCGGGGTCCGTCCCCCCGTCCGCGAAGAGATGGCCGGCCTCCGGGAGGGACTCGACGGCATCGAGCATCCGCGTGACGACCGTGCCGTAGTACTGCGGGATCGTCGTGTCCCGGCCGGCGTGGTCCGACAGCGACCGGACCCGCTGTCGGAGGCGATCGATCTGACTCCGCTGGGCCGACGACAGCGACCAGGTGAAGCCGGCGTCGACCTCGGCCGTCGTCGATCGATCCTCCCGGACCGTCACGATCGATTTGCCGCCGTCGAACAGGTCGTCTCGACCGGCCGGCGGGTCGATCTCGGCGCGATACTGTCCGATCAGGAGCCCGTCACGGGTGGCGGACCCGTCGCGGCCGGTCGTCACGCTAATCGTCCCGTAACGATCGCGAAGCGACTGTTCTCGTGGCGTGAGTCGCAGCGGCGTCGAGCTAATCGGAACGCCGTCCACGCGGGATCGAAGCCGTACGCGCCCGGTTCGGGGCGAGAGCGCGACCGTCCGATCGCCGTCCTGCGTGAACGCGACGGTCTCCGTTCGGTTCTCGTACTTGTCGTGGGCGATCTCCACGTCGACGTTCGAGCCGGGTTCGCCGGGCTCGAGGGAGACGGTCCCGGTCGCGTCCGTCGTCCGGCTGGTCCCGTCGTCCGTTCGCGTGACGGTCGCGCCGGCGATCGGGTCGCCGCCGTCGCGGTCGGTGACCGAGATCGTCGCCGGGAACGCGATCGGCAGCGTCGCGCTCGTTTTTCGGCGGCTGACCGTGACGGCCTCCGAGTCGTGCTCTCCCCGTTTCGCAGCGACGTTCCAGCTCCCCGGTTCGGACACGGAGATCCGGCCCGTTCCACCGGTGATCGTCGTCGATTTCGCTTTCGTGTCGCCGCCGTCGATCCGTCTGTAGCCGATCGTCGTCCGGCCGTCCAGCGGCCGGTCGCCATCGGTGACGGTCACGTCGAACGTGAACCCGCCGGCGTCAGCGCCGGCCCGGAAGCCGAGTCGAGAGTAGGTCACCGGTGCCAGCGCCGCCCCGAGCAGCACGCCGACGACGGCGAGCGCGTGCGGGGTCAGCTCGTTCGGCGGCCACAGGCTGTCGATTTCGGGCAACAGTCCGCCACCGACGGTTTCGACGAGCACGAGCGCCAGCGCCAGCGCGAACCCGACGGCGACGACGCTACTGATCTTGAGTCGATCACCCGTCCACTCGTTGCGGAACCGGTACGCGCCGTAACCGACGGCGGGGCCGACGAGCGCCGGCACCACCAGAATCACGGCTTTCGTTCCGAACCCGAGTATCGTCTCGAGGAGCCCCGACTCGTCCGCTGGGGCGGGGTCCTGCTCGCTGGGTGCAGCCGAGAGCGTCACCGTCCCGACGCCGGCGTTCGTCGCGATCACCAGCGAGTCGTTCGCCGTCGCCGTCGCGTTTCCGAGCGCGAGCCGACCGTCTTCGACCCGGTGGCCGCCGTCGAACGCGTACCGTTCGATCGAGCCCGTACTCGAGTCGATCACGACGCCACGCACGCCGAGTCCGTCGACACCCTGATCGAACGTGACCGCCGATCCCCCGTCCGCGACCGTCGCGGAGAGCGAGAACCGATCGAGTGAGACCGTCCGTCCGTCGAGCAGGGTTTCGTCTTCCGACGAAACCGAGACCCTCGCCTCGCTCACGCCCGTCAGCGACGAGAGGTCGATCTCGCCGGGGCGAACCGGCTCGGCTTCCGCGTTCACGTATCGCGTCCCGTCGGCGGTCCGTTCGGCCGTCACCGAATACGAGGAGCCGGTCTCGAGCAGCGGCTGCCAGAGCACGAGGCCGTCGGTCGTCTCGCGGAGTTCCGGCTCGAGGGTCCGACTCGTCGAATGCCCGTCGGCGACGGAGACCTCGAGGCCGACGTCCGCGGACGAGCCGACCGCCTCGCGGAGTTCCGACTGCGGGATCGTCAACTGGGTCCCGTCCGCTCGGACCGCTCCCTCGAGGGCGGCGTCGTCGGCGGTGACCGCGACGGTATCGTTTCCAGTGATACCGACGGTCTCGCTCGCGTTGAGCGGAAGCACGATCCGCGGGTCGTCGCCGTCGATCCAGACCGGGACGTCGTCGGCCGCGAACGTGACGGTGTGGAGGTCGACCGCGTCTTCGTAGGTCTCGTTTCCGGCGGTGACCTGGACGGTCGCGCCGACCAGCGACTCGCCGTCGTCGACCCCCGAGATCAGCGTTTCGATGGATACCTCGGCGGTGCCGTTACTGACGGTTTTGGGGTCGGAACTGGTCGAATTCGGTTCGCTGACGGCGACGGTCACGGTTTCCGGCCGGTCCGAGAGATCGGTGACGTCGACCGTGAGCGCGTCACCGGACCGCGTTACCCCCACGTCACCGTCGTCCTGCGCCGTCGATGCGGCCGTCGCCGGCGCGACCATCGCACCGGCGACTGCGACCGCGAGGACCAGCGCGACGAGGAGGCGGCTCGCGGTCGTGCGATCGTCGGGGATGGGTGCCAGTGCCGTCATACTCACTCCGCGTTCCGTTCGACGTACGACTCGAGGTTGTCGACGATGCGGTCGAGCTGGGCGCTCGTGAGGTCGGCCCCGCCGCCGCGGGACTTGCCGGCGAGCGTCTCGCCGAGCATCTCGAAGTCGTCCCACGAGTGATCGAGCAGGGGGTTCAGGTCGAAGCCACCGAGCAACAGCAGGACGTCGACGTCGCTCCCGCGGCCACGTTTGGGCGTGAGACTCGCCTGCCCGGCCACGTTGATGTCGTGTTTGCCGGTCCACTCGCGGAACGCCTGATACACGTCCGGTTCGGTGATCTCGCCGTCGTCGATCATCCGTTCCGGCGCACGGACGATCGCGTAGGCGGCCGTCGTCGTCTCGATGTCCATCGGGACGAACGTCCCGCTGGCCGCCTGATCGAGCATGTACTCGAGTTCGTAGACGGAGCCGTTGAGGTCCGTCGCGACGGCGGGCGTGAAGTGGTAGGCGTCCATCTGGGACGGGATCGTCACGTAGTCTTTGATGTCGATGACGCTCCGGGTCTCGCGGCCGGCACCGATCATCAGGTCGATCGCGGTGATGATCGCGTCGTTGATCGAGTCGTACTGGTCCCCGGCTCCGTCCTCGTCGTCGAGGTGAGAGTTCGACGCGAGCAGTACCATGTCGGCGTTTTGCTCGTCGTCGTCCGTCCGGAGGAGTCGCGAGAGTCCACAGACCGCGTTGAAGTGGCGCTGGGGCTGCTCGTAATAGTACGGCCAGACGCCGAAGGCGGCGTGGATGACGCTGTCCATCCACTCCTCGGCGGCGTTGTCGTCGTTCAGGTCGCGGAGCCCGTCCCTGAACTGGTCGACGACGTAGGGAATGGACCCGTTGCCGGTCCCGCCGCCCAGCGTCGCGACGTGCATGAACGCGTCAGTCGTGCCAAACTCCGTGATCCGGTTGACGATCCGATCGAGGTCCTCCCGAGCGCACGCCGCCCCGTTCGGGAAGAAGTTCCCCGCCCCCTGCTGGGAACCGAACTCGAGGGCGTGGGATTCGATCACGTCCTCGTCTTCGGTCGCCCCAAGCTTCGATTTGAGCCGGTCGATCGTGTTTCGGAGGTCCGCCCGATTCGTGTTCATTACCAGGATTCGGTCGTCGATCCCCGGGTTCTCCGTCCGGTCGAAAAACTGTGATGCGATCCGTCCGCCACCCTCTCCCGAGGCGATGACGCTCCATCTCGTAAACGTGTCCGTTTGTGCCATGAGTTACTTCATCTCGATCGCGTCGTCTGTAGTCGTCACGCTGTGCTCCCCGCTCAGATCCGCGACGGCGTCCCGGATCACCGACCGCGGGACCGGCGCCGTCAGGAAGTTCCGCTCGAGTTCGTCGAACGGCAATCGGTCGCCCGACTCGAGGTTGTACCTGACCACGTTGGTCAGCTCGCGCTCGAGGCGGTCCCGCTCGAAGACGACGATCTCGCCGTCGGACGTCTCCGTCGCGTCGTAGCCGTCGGATTCGGCCCAGACCGCGAGCAGACAGGGCGCGTGCGACGCCCGAACGGGAAGCTCCATCGCAGTCGAGACGTATCCGTCCGCGTCGTACAGCTCCTCGAGACGCGGGCGAAGCTCCGAGAGGTGGTCGTCCATGTCCGCGCTGGTGTCCGAACAGACTCGCTCTCGGAGGCTCTGCTCGGCGAACTCGACGCTGACGGTCGTCTCGCCGTCGACGCGGACCGATCGCTCGATCGGTGCGAACGCGTCGTCGCCGGGGGTACCGCTCAGCTCGTAGCTGCCGGTCGGGACGTCCGTGAACGTCGTCGTCCCGGCGACCCGGGTCGCGATCGTCGCGGTCTCGTCGTAGCCGGCCCCCGACAGCGTCAGCGTCGCGGTCCGCTCCGCTCCGCCGCGCTCGTACGCGATCTCGACCGTCAGATCGTTCGTTTCGACGTCACCGACGCGGAGCACCGGCACGTTCGGATCGAGTTCGACCGATTCGTTTCGACGGTAGTAAAGCCCGAGGAACTCCTCGGCGTTGCGAACCGGGAGGTCGTCGTCCGTGACTTCCCCCGACGCCTCGAGCTCCGCCGCAATGGTCTCGGCGACGTCGTCGTAGGCGTCGACGACGGCGGCCTTGGTAGTGGCCGTGTCGACGGCGTCGGCGAGCGAGCCGGCGACGTCCCGCCAGCGATCGGTGAACCGATCGAACTCCTCGATCCGCTCGAGTTCGTCGACGAAGTCCTCGTCGACGATCCCCGGCTCCGTGTAGTAGCCCGGCGGGAGCTCCGCCCGCCGAAGCGTCTGGGCCTCGTCCGCGAGGTCGCGCTCCATCGCGGCGACCATCTCGATACAGGTCCGCCGCAGATCCGCGCGGCGGCGGCTCACCTCCGAGAGGTCCAGCGCCGAGTCCATTCCCGTGACGGCGGACTCGACGGCGTCGACCGCGTCGAGGTACTCGGCGTCGACGTGTGCGGCCACACCGGCCGCGTCGACCGCGTCGACCAGCGCCAACACCGCGTCCCGCTCGGCGTCGAACGAACCCGAGAACTGGTCCCGGAGCCGGTCTCGCGCCTCGAGTACCGACTCGACGGCCGTCCCGTACTCGTGGCGGTCGAGGGCATCGACGGCCGCATCGAGGTCGCCTTCGATCGCCGCGGCGTCGTCCGGCCGCTGCCCACCCCGTTTCATCT is a window of Natrinema salaciae DNA encoding:
- a CDS encoding FtsZ/tubulin family protein, whose product is MAQTDTFTRWSVIASGEGGGRIASQFFDRTENPGIDDRILVMNTNRADLRNTIDRLKSKLGATEDEDVIESHALEFGSQQGAGNFFPNGAACAREDLDRIVNRITEFGTTDAFMHVATLGGGTGNGSIPYVVDQFRDGLRDLNDDNAAEEWMDSVIHAAFGVWPYYYEQPQRHFNAVCGLSRLLRTDDDEQNADMVLLASNSHLDDEDGAGDQYDSINDAIITAIDLMIGAGRETRSVIDIKDYVTIPSQMDAYHFTPAVATDLNGSVYELEYMLDQAASGTFVPMDIETTTAAYAIVRAPERMIDDGEITEPDVYQAFREWTGKHDINVAGQASLTPKRGRGSDVDVLLLLGGFDLNPLLDHSWDDFEMLGETLAGKSRGGGADLTSAQLDRIVDNLESYVERNAE